From the Accumulibacter sp. genome, one window contains:
- a CDS encoding peptidase U32 family protein — translation MQKTRQHLELLAPAKNADFGIEAIIHGADAVYIGGPEFGARARAGNSVADIGRLVEHAHRYDAQVLVALNTLLRDDELEAARQLAWQLHEVGADALIIQDMGLLELDLPPIELHASTQTNIRSPEKAAFLAAVGFSQIVLARELALDQISAIANATDAILEFFVHGALCVSYSGQCNLSYAQTGRSANRGDCAQSCRLPYTLASGDGQVVAADRHLLSLKDNDQSSNLRALVDAGISSFKIEGRLKDLAYVKNITAHYRQLLDEIIAERPGHRRSSSGQSSFLFVPQPEKTFNRGATDYFVRGRRADIGAFATPKFVGDEIGTVTRIGSDHFDLDCRQSVHNGDGVAWFDATGELHGLQINRVEKQDDGSCRLFPQLAADALPAVLQPGTRIHRNRDQEFARCLARKSAARRIAVDLVLHEDAHGLVLTISDERGVTAQATLAQQRQPARDAERARAGMRDSLSRLGATIYSARSIAIDLASDWFLPIATLNQLRRDALAALDAARRAAYERPARRPAAVPPAPCPDRSLDYLAGVSNRSARAFYARHGVEFIEPAYECGQRKGEVSLMITKHCLRYSFNLCPKLVKGIRAEPMLLINGSERLTLRFDCKPCEMHVIGRLGRQRALRLLAQ, via the coding sequence ATGCAGAAGACCCGGCAGCACCTGGAACTCCTCGCTCCGGCGAAGAATGCCGATTTCGGGATCGAGGCCATCATTCACGGCGCCGATGCGGTCTACATCGGCGGCCCGGAGTTCGGCGCACGCGCGCGGGCCGGCAATTCGGTCGCCGATATCGGCCGCCTCGTCGAGCATGCGCACCGCTACGACGCGCAGGTCCTGGTTGCGCTCAACACCCTGCTGCGCGACGACGAGCTGGAAGCGGCCCGGCAACTGGCGTGGCAACTGCACGAGGTCGGCGCCGATGCGCTGATCATCCAGGACATGGGACTGCTCGAGCTCGACCTGCCGCCGATCGAGTTGCACGCCAGCACCCAGACCAACATCCGCTCGCCCGAGAAGGCCGCGTTCCTCGCCGCCGTCGGCTTCTCGCAGATCGTCCTCGCGCGCGAACTGGCGCTCGACCAGATCAGCGCCATCGCCAACGCGACCGACGCCATTCTCGAGTTCTTCGTGCACGGTGCCCTCTGCGTCAGCTACAGCGGCCAGTGCAACCTGAGTTACGCGCAGACCGGGCGCAGCGCCAACCGTGGCGACTGTGCGCAATCCTGCCGTCTCCCCTATACCCTGGCCAGCGGCGATGGCCAGGTGGTCGCCGCCGACCGGCACCTGCTGTCGCTGAAGGACAACGATCAGAGCAGCAATCTGCGGGCACTGGTCGACGCCGGCATCAGTTCGTTCAAGATCGAGGGACGCCTCAAGGATCTGGCCTACGTCAAGAACATCACCGCCCACTATCGCCAGTTGCTCGACGAGATCATCGCCGAGCGCCCGGGTCATCGCCGCAGTTCGTCCGGGCAGAGCAGCTTCCTTTTCGTCCCGCAACCGGAGAAGACCTTCAACCGGGGCGCCACCGACTATTTCGTCAGGGGCCGCAGGGCCGACATCGGGGCCTTCGCGACACCGAAGTTCGTCGGTGACGAAATCGGCACGGTCACCCGCATCGGCAGCGACCACTTCGACCTCGACTGCCGGCAGTCGGTGCACAACGGTGACGGGGTCGCCTGGTTCGACGCCACCGGCGAGTTGCACGGCCTGCAGATCAACCGCGTCGAAAAGCAGGACGACGGCAGCTGCCGACTGTTTCCGCAGCTCGCGGCCGACGCACTGCCGGCCGTCCTGCAGCCCGGCACCCGCATCCACCGCAACCGCGACCAGGAGTTCGCCCGCTGCCTGGCAAGGAAGTCGGCAGCCCGCAGGATCGCGGTCGATCTGGTCCTGCACGAGGATGCGCATGGCCTGGTGCTGACGATCAGCGATGAGCGCGGCGTGACGGCGCAGGCGACGCTGGCGCAGCAGCGACAGCCTGCGCGTGACGCCGAGCGGGCGCGGGCGGGGATGCGCGACAGCCTCAGCCGGCTTGGCGCGACGATCTACAGTGCACGGAGCATCGCCATCGACCTCGCGAGCGACTGGTTCCTGCCGATCGCCACGCTCAACCAGTTGCGTCGCGATGCGCTGGCTGCGCTCGACGCGGCCCGCCGCGCCGCCTATGAGCGGCCGGCGCGTCGACCGGCCGCTGTCCCGCCAGCGCCCTGCCCCGACCGCTCGCTCGACTACCTGGCGGGCGTCAGCAACCGCAGCGCGCGCGCCTTCTACGCCCGCCACGGCGTCGAGTTCATCGAGCCAGCCTACGAATGCGGCCAACGGAAGGGCGAGGTGTCGCTGATGATCACCAAGCACTGCCTGCGCTACAGCTTCAACCTCTGTCCAAAGCTGGTGAAAGGCATCCGTGCCGAACCGATGCTCCTGATCAACGGCAGCGAACGCCTGACGCTGCGCTTCGACTGCAAGCCCTGCGAGATGCACGTCATCGGCCGGCTGGGCAGGCAGCGTGCGCTGCGGCTGCTGGCGCAGTAG